One window from the genome of Chroogloeocystis siderophila 5.2 s.c.1 encodes:
- a CDS encoding TonB-dependent receptor produces the protein MQSQQYRLIWIASAFSIIIVSPSWASEVKEAESWQEIGEHIELKHSTSPQEIPALNKFEQPATTLDEWRDQIAQTTIVPITGIRLSTVDVGIEVILETADGQLSEPSTSVVNNTLIVEIPNAVLELPDSNEFQQTNPVEGITLVSVSSLTNNRVRVAITGLYAPPTAKVRAATEGLVLSVASGTNIDEAEDEIQIVVTGEQDRYAPEDATTATRTETPLRDIPQSIQVVPSQVIQDQQANELDEVLRNVSGVAIDSNFAGALDRFSIRGFTQYNILRNGFREGEGGIRETANLERVEVLKGPASVLYGNLQPGGIVNLITKQPLEEPVYSFELSVGTEESIRPVIDFTGSLNQERSLLYRINALYNYSDTFRNFDQTIQRFFVAPVLEWRISDQTNITVEMDYLSDERPFDRGLVAIGDGIIDAPITRILNEPDDFYETEEFGIGYRFEHEFSNNWTLRNAFRYFVSNTLDLGTDPTEFNEEIGELSRQFRSNSSLRKNYSLQTDLAGRFTTGSIEHTLIIGVDLGRVDSQEDTRVAADGFTPSINVFNPEYETIPRPLRSDLEVISTQYTDRLDTIGIFAQDQITLLDNLKVLIGGRFDIVDEDYTDTSSGEEFFENYYDEAFSPRVGIVYQPIEPISLYASYSRSFTPNFGVTVDQARLDPERGTQYELGIRGEFFNSRLISNLAVYEITKSNVATGDPDNPGFSINIGEQRSRGIELDVIGEILPGWNIIAAYAYTDAEITESTDFEVGNRPSNVPKHSGSLWTTYEIQSGNLQGLGFGIGLFFIGERQGNLANDYQLPSYVRTDAAIYYRRDNWRAALNVKNLFDTTYYETADFGRTTIRPGAPLTLTGTIAVEF, from the coding sequence ATGCAAAGTCAACAGTATCGACTAATTTGGATCGCAAGTGCTTTTTCAATCATCATTGTCTCTCCAAGCTGGGCAAGTGAGGTAAAGGAAGCCGAGAGTTGGCAAGAGATAGGTGAACACATAGAACTTAAGCACTCAACGTCACCTCAAGAAATTCCTGCACTGAATAAATTTGAACAACCTGCAACGACGTTAGACGAATGGCGCGATCAAATTGCTCAAACCACAATTGTGCCAATTACGGGAATCCGGCTGAGTACGGTTGATGTAGGCATTGAGGTCATCTTAGAAACCGCAGATGGGCAATTGTCTGAACCATCAACTTCTGTTGTAAACAATACCTTGATTGTAGAAATTCCTAATGCTGTGCTGGAACTGCCCGATAGTAATGAATTTCAGCAAACAAATCCAGTAGAGGGGATTACGCTTGTCTCAGTCAGCAGTCTAACGAACAATCGCGTGCGGGTGGCAATTACCGGATTGTATGCACCGCCAACAGCAAAGGTTAGGGCAGCAACAGAGGGTTTGGTGTTGAGCGTAGCTTCGGGAACCAACATTGATGAAGCTGAGGATGAAATTCAAATTGTAGTAACAGGAGAGCAAGACAGATATGCTCCTGAGGATGCTACAACAGCTACAAGAACTGAGACTCCCTTAAGAGATATTCCACAATCGATTCAGGTAGTTCCTAGCCAAGTGATTCAGGATCAACAAGCTAATGAACTAGATGAGGTGTTACGCAATGTGAGTGGTGTAGCGATTGATAGTAACTTTGCAGGTGCTCTTGATCGGTTTAGCATTCGCGGGTTTACACAATACAATATTCTCAGAAACGGCTTCAGAGAAGGCGAGGGGGGAATTAGAGAGACTGCTAACTTAGAACGAGTAGAAGTGCTCAAAGGTCCAGCTTCAGTTTTGTACGGTAATCTCCAGCCTGGAGGAATTGTTAACCTGATTACCAAACAACCACTTGAAGAACCTGTTTACTCATTTGAGTTATCGGTTGGAACAGAAGAATCAATTCGTCCTGTAATTGATTTTACGGGTTCCTTGAACCAAGAGCGATCGCTTCTCTACCGGATAAATGCACTCTACAACTACTCTGATACCTTCCGTAACTTTGACCAAACCATTCAGCGTTTTTTCGTGGCTCCGGTGTTAGAGTGGCGCATCAGCGATCAAACCAACATAACCGTTGAGATGGATTACTTGAGCGATGAACGCCCGTTTGATCGCGGTTTAGTTGCTATTGGCGACGGTATTATTGATGCCCCAATTACACGAATTCTCAATGAACCAGATGATTTTTATGAAACCGAAGAGTTTGGCATTGGCTATCGATTCGAGCATGAATTTAGCAACAACTGGACACTACGAAATGCATTTCGTTACTTTGTCTCAAACACTCTCGATTTGGGCACTGATCCCACCGAATTTAATGAAGAAATTGGAGAATTATCGCGCCAATTTCGTTCCAACAGTAGCCTGCGTAAAAATTATTCGTTGCAAACCGATCTCGCAGGTAGATTTACTACAGGTTCGATCGAGCATACACTAATCATTGGAGTAGATCTCGGTCGAGTGGATTCACAGGAGGACACAAGAGTAGCGGCTGACGGATTCACACCGTCGATCAATGTATTTAATCCCGAATACGAAACCATTCCTAGACCCTTACGAAGCGATTTAGAAGTCATTAGTACCCAATATACAGATCGACTCGATACAATTGGCATTTTTGCCCAAGATCAGATTACATTATTGGACAATTTAAAGGTCTTGATTGGCGGACGGTTCGATATTGTCGATGAAGATTACACTGATACGTCTTCCGGAGAGGAGTTCTTTGAAAACTACTATGACGAAGCCTTTAGTCCAAGAGTAGGAATTGTATATCAGCCGATTGAACCGATTTCGCTCTATGCGAGTTACAGTCGATCATTTACGCCCAATTTTGGTGTCACGGTGGATCAAGCGAGACTAGATCCAGAACGAGGAACGCAGTACGAATTGGGAATTCGCGGTGAATTTTTTAATTCCCGATTGATTTCCAACTTAGCAGTTTATGAAATTACAAAATCGAATGTTGCAACCGGCGATCCAGATAATCCAGGATTCTCGATTAACATTGGCGAGCAACGCAGCCGAGGTATTGAATTAGATGTGATTGGTGAAATTTTACCAGGCTGGAATATAATTGCTGCTTATGCCTATACCGATGCGGAAATCACTGAAAGTACCGATTTTGAGGTTGGCAACCGCCCCTCTAATGTGCCTAAACATAGTGGCAGCTTATGGACAACCTACGAAATTCAGTCAGGCAATTTACAAGGGTTAGGATTTGGTATTGGTTTGTTCTTTATCGGAGAAAGGCAAGGTAATCTCGCTAACGACTATCAGCTACCAAGTTATGTCCGAACCGATGCTGCAATCTACTACAGACGCGATAACTGGAGAGCGGCTCTCAATGTCAAAAATCTCTTCGATACGACGTATTACGAAACCGCAGATTTTGGCAGAACTACAATTCGACCAGGTGCTCCTCTCACTTTAACTGGAACAATCGCAGTCGAGTTTTAG
- a CDS encoding iron-siderophore ABC transporter substrate-binding protein produces MGEACVPLNPQKVVVLGGTELDPVLMLEPNFIAGQPNTLTYIKEKLPNQWAQIEEIPSIGDDPNLEYLLLLKPDIILGHTSRVELIYDKLARIAPTVLSNSEDWRAVFRLFAEALGKQDLAAQILNNYQIRLAEFKQKMGDRLQKLEVSALNFRPTTISVYPSNSFCGSVLQEAGLRRPPAQEKYNASGADWEISKESFRDMDGDIIFVFTWAGSLQERLKAKSTLQKLQADPLWSQLKAVKQGKVYDVGDYWLGVGPVTANLILDDLFRYLLGST; encoded by the coding sequence ATGGGCGAAGCCTGTGTTCCACTTAATCCTCAAAAGGTAGTCGTGTTGGGAGGAACAGAGCTTGATCCAGTCTTAATGCTAGAACCTAACTTTATCGCAGGTCAACCAAATACACTCACCTACATCAAAGAAAAATTACCAAATCAGTGGGCACAAATTGAAGAGATTCCTAGTATCGGAGATGATCCGAATTTGGAGTACCTCTTGCTACTGAAGCCAGATATAATTCTGGGACACACTTCAAGAGTTGAACTTATTTACGATAAACTCGCACGAATTGCACCAACAGTTCTGAGTAATTCAGAGGACTGGAGGGCGGTTTTTAGGCTTTTTGCTGAGGCATTAGGCAAACAAGATTTAGCAGCGCAAATCTTAAATAACTATCAAATCAGATTGGCAGAATTCAAACAAAAAATGGGCGATCGCCTTCAGAAACTTGAAGTTTCAGCGCTGAACTTTCGTCCAACAACGATTTCAGTTTATCCCAGCAACTCATTCTGCGGCAGCGTTCTGCAAGAAGCGGGTTTACGTCGCCCTCCTGCACAAGAGAAATACAATGCATCTGGAGCAGATTGGGAGATCAGCAAAGAAAGCTTTCGTGATATGGATGGAGACATCATTTTTGTATTTACCTGGGCGGGAAGTTTACAAGAAAGACTCAAAGCAAAATCGACGTTGCAGAAATTGCAGGCAGATCCACTTTGGTCGCAACTTAAAGCCGTAAAACAGGGCAAAGTGTATGACGTAGGAGACTATTGGCTGGGTGTAGGTCCCGTAACAGCTAACTTGATTCTTGACGATTTATTTCGATATCTTCTCGGTTCAACCTAA
- a CDS encoding ABC transporter ATP-binding protein — MNVPLKQYTKLLSSYLKPQQGRVVLFAVALLTSIGLQVLSPQILGYFIDTSIAGASGQVLFVAALLFISAAFLTQLLSVVATYLGENVAWTATNALRADIVEHCIQLDLSFYKSRTSGELLERVDGDVNVLSRFFSQLAIHTLGNAILLLGILVALFFENWLAGVSLTLFSLFALTILLSLHSFAVAPWTTYLQISAEFFGFIGEHLIGREDIRANGAVSYVMRRFHRILQRWLPVYQKARFTSTILWSTSVGLFTIGNAIALGVSAYLWNQNVITIGSAYLIFHYTNLLNQPIERIREELEELQQVEASIQRIREILQVQSRLSTGGDRPLSQGALSVACEQVWFAYELAQTPANYLTPQEWTLQDISFYLPAGQVLGLLGRTGSGKTTLARLLLRFYDAQLGCIRLGDVAIAETPLTTLRQRVGLVTQDVQLFQASVRDNLTFFDSTIPDAQIWQTLELLGLAPWLRSLPEHLDTQLDSNAGGLSAGQAQLLTFARVFLKNPGLVILDEASSRLDPLTEHLIEQAVDKLLNRCTGIIIAHRLQTVQRADQILILDQGRILEYGDRHSLLNNPHSRFSQLLKAGTTDFLV; from the coding sequence ATGAATGTTCCTCTTAAACAGTATACTAAGCTACTAAGTAGCTACTTGAAACCACAGCAAGGTCGTGTTGTTTTGTTTGCTGTTGCGTTACTTACAAGCATTGGTTTACAAGTTCTTAGCCCGCAAATTTTAGGCTATTTTATTGATACTTCAATTGCTGGCGCATCAGGGCAAGTTTTATTTGTTGCAGCATTACTTTTTATTAGTGCTGCTTTCCTAACACAGTTATTGTCTGTTGTCGCAACCTATTTAGGTGAAAACGTTGCGTGGACTGCGACTAATGCACTCAGAGCAGATATTGTAGAACACTGTATCCAATTAGATTTATCTTTCTATAAATCACGTACATCTGGCGAGTTATTAGAAAGAGTAGATGGTGATGTTAATGTTCTATCGCGTTTCTTTTCGCAGTTGGCAATTCATACATTGGGTAATGCCATCTTGCTACTAGGTATTCTAGTAGCGCTATTTTTCGAGAATTGGTTAGCAGGAGTCAGTTTAACGCTATTTTCGCTCTTTGCTTTGACGATATTATTGAGTTTACATTCTTTTGCAGTAGCACCCTGGACAACTTATCTCCAAATCAGCGCAGAATTTTTTGGCTTTATCGGAGAACACTTAATTGGGAGAGAAGATATTCGCGCCAATGGTGCGGTTAGCTATGTGATGCGGCGTTTTCATCGAATTTTGCAACGCTGGCTACCAGTTTATCAAAAAGCTCGTTTTACAAGTACTATTCTTTGGTCAACGTCGGTTGGTTTATTTACAATTGGCAATGCGATCGCCCTTGGGGTGAGTGCCTATCTCTGGAATCAAAACGTAATCACCATCGGTAGTGCTTACCTAATTTTTCACTACACTAACTTATTGAACCAACCCATCGAGCGCATCCGCGAAGAACTCGAAGAATTGCAACAAGTCGAAGCGAGTATTCAGCGCATCCGCGAAATCTTACAAGTACAGTCGCGTTTAAGTACAGGAGGCGATCGCCCTCTTTCTCAAGGTGCGTTGTCGGTAGCGTGCGAACAAGTTTGGTTTGCTTACGAATTAGCACAAACACCTGCAAATTACCTAACGCCTCAAGAATGGACTCTTCAAGACATTTCGTTTTACCTTCCTGCGGGTCAAGTTTTAGGTTTATTAGGGCGTACAGGTAGTGGTAAAACGACATTAGCGCGACTGTTGCTACGGTTTTATGACGCGCAATTGGGTTGCATTCGTTTGGGAGATGTAGCGATCGCCGAAACACCATTAACAACACTCCGACAACGTGTTGGTTTAGTTACGCAAGATGTGCAACTATTTCAAGCAAGTGTGCGCGATAATCTGACCTTTTTTGATTCTACAATTCCCGACGCCCAAATTTGGCAGACACTAGAACTGTTAGGACTTGCACCCTGGCTGCGATCGCTTCCTGAACACCTCGACACTCAGCTTGATTCTAACGCTGGTGGACTTTCTGCTGGACAAGCACAACTTTTAACTTTTGCGCGTGTTTTTCTCAAAAATCCTGGTTTAGTTATTCTTGATGAAGCATCTTCTCGTCTCGATCCGCTCACCGAACATTTAATTGAACAAGCGGTAGACAAATTACTCAACCGCTGTACAGGAATTATTATTGCCCATCGTTTACAGACTGTACAACGCGCCGATCAAATCTTAATTTTGGATCAAGGACGCATACTAGAGTACGGCGATCGCCACAGCTTGCTCAATAACCCTCATTCTCGTTTCTCTCAATTATTAAAAGCAGGAACAACAGATTTTTTGGTGTAG
- a CDS encoding DUF29 domain-containing protein, whose translation MTTPSETQVGATQYEVDFVSWVEQQAALLKEGRLSELDVTNLMEEVEELGRSEKRALRSQLIRVIKHLLKLNYQPNAFYYLNSWRSSIAEGRTQLKLILQDSPSLKPYLAEVFADCYQDAVTEAVTETRLLKKTFPLKYPYSQEQVLDPMFLPRADTFNDTAEDR comes from the coding sequence ATGACTACACCTTCAGAAACGCAAGTAGGCGCGACTCAGTATGAGGTAGATTTTGTGTCCTGGGTTGAACAACAGGCGGCGCTGCTAAAGGAAGGACGCTTGAGTGAACTAGATGTCACGAATCTGATGGAAGAGGTGGAGGAGTTGGGACGATCTGAAAAACGAGCGTTGCGAAGTCAGCTGATCCGAGTGATTAAGCATTTATTGAAACTAAACTACCAACCCAACGCCTTTTATTACCTCAACAGTTGGCGTAGCTCAATTGCTGAAGGACGTACTCAACTCAAACTGATTCTACAGGATTCGCCCAGCCTCAAACCCTATTTGGCAGAAGTATTTGCTGATTGTTATCAAGATGCCGTTACCGAGGCAGTCACTGAAACTAGATTGCTCAAAAAGACGTTTCCTCTAAAATACCCCTACTCCCAAGAGCAAGTACTCGATCCGATGTTTTTACCGAGGGCTGATACATTCAATGATACTGCTGAGGATCGCTAG
- a CDS encoding helix-turn-helix transcriptional regulator: MRLTLSDADWGELWQEDTTIAQSDFSEQVCQFSGKIGRGSDRYIPLRNGLYLIICDYQLWEDVTLDNLSSYDYPNYLCISFVVSGKVRTIHHGLTDYVFEVPGKNHIEFVSEGRETEDWSAGDRIIKIRVGITTEVLREMSHESVATLPKELRLLVEERELPPFYRLETTTPEMYMALQQIVNCPYQGWTRQFYLESKALELLILWISQANKLDKTPELCVLSPSDIDCLYRAKDLLTCNLRQPPSLLELARQVGLNDRKLKQGFRQVFGTTVFGYLHDRRMQQAQQLLIAGQMNVKETARLVGYASQSSFNAAFKKTFGVNPKALQRGVKQ; the protein is encoded by the coding sequence ATGCGCTTAACACTTTCAGATGCAGATTGGGGTGAATTGTGGCAAGAAGACACCACGATCGCCCAATCAGATTTCTCTGAACAAGTCTGCCAATTTTCTGGAAAAATCGGGAGAGGAAGCGATCGCTATATTCCGCTACGCAATGGACTGTACTTGATTATTTGCGATTATCAACTGTGGGAAGATGTCACTTTAGATAACCTATCTTCTTATGATTACCCAAACTATCTTTGTATCAGCTTTGTTGTTTCTGGAAAGGTGAGAACAATTCATCATGGGCTAACAGACTATGTTTTTGAAGTGCCTGGAAAAAACCACATAGAATTTGTGTCTGAAGGTAGAGAAACAGAAGATTGGTCAGCGGGCGATCGCATCATTAAAATTCGAGTAGGTATTACAACCGAAGTACTGCGGGAGATGAGTCATGAGTCCGTTGCTACCTTGCCCAAAGAATTAAGGCTACTCGTTGAAGAACGAGAGTTACCACCTTTTTATCGCTTGGAAACAACTACCCCTGAAATGTATATGGCGCTACAACAAATTGTGAATTGTCCTTATCAGGGATGGACTCGTCAGTTTTATTTAGAAAGTAAAGCACTAGAATTACTTATTTTATGGATATCTCAAGCAAATAAGCTTGACAAAACTCCTGAATTATGCGTCCTTTCTCCAAGTGATATCGATTGCCTTTATCGAGCAAAAGACCTTTTAACCTGTAACTTAAGGCAACCTCCTTCATTGTTAGAACTAGCGCGACAAGTTGGTTTGAATGACCGCAAGTTAAAGCAGGGTTTTCGTCAAGTGTTTGGTACAACAGTTTTTGGCTATTTGCACGATCGCCGAATGCAGCAAGCACAACAGTTACTCATTGCAGGGCAGATGAATGTTAAAGAAACAGCGCGGTTAGTAGGTTACGCCAGTCAGAGTTCGTTTAATGCAGCATTTAAGAAAACATTCGGAGTGAATCCCAAAGCGTTACAACGAGGAGTAAAGCAGTAA
- a CDS encoding ATP-binding cassette domain-containing protein, with product MKNSVSIWQLLWRMILYTPKLYLADTILWLFIMGLPAIPGLLVREFFNTLTNDSQLNASPQTLVALLLATGLARILAIFTGRVTKTQHRFTMSSLLRHNLLAQLLQRPGAQPLSTNYKVATVSPGEVLSYFREDANQVEDNVVGTNEILGEGVFALIALVILFSVNVWLTLFVFLPLVAIAIVIQRAETRIKRYRRASRQATQNVTGLIGEIFSSVQAIQVAGAEQPVLARFRQLNQQRQRLMVQDQVFTAILNSILQNLVSVGTGLILLTIALSRNAITISVGDFALFVYYLSFVTEFISSLGGFLALSKQTKVSFERMGSLVQKDGVVTATNLVTPQPLYLDNIWGQKPKLPLVVQPYRDTQSYLNELKAVNLTYLYPGTNQGVVDINLTIQRGSITVITGRIGAGKTTLLRALLGLLPKQGGKIYWNGKEVTDPATFFIPPRSAYTPQVPQLFSGTLQENITLGWQQGNIEQAIALAAFDRDLATMPEGLETIIGTKGMRLSGGQLQRAAAARMFVHQPELLVFDDLSSALDIETEQLVWSRLFAASTQDKIAESTWQPTCLAVSHRHAVLRRADNIIVLTAGRVVAEGSFDEIKSFIKEG from the coding sequence ATGAAAAACTCTGTTTCTATCTGGCAACTTCTCTGGCGGATGATTCTTTATACGCCAAAACTCTATTTAGCAGACACGATCCTGTGGCTGTTTATCATGGGATTACCTGCAATTCCAGGCTTGCTTGTCCGCGAGTTCTTTAATACTCTCACTAATGACTCACAACTCAACGCATCTCCTCAAACACTTGTTGCATTATTGTTAGCAACTGGGTTAGCAAGAATTCTCGCAATTTTTACAGGTCGCGTTACCAAAACTCAGCACCGGTTTACGATGAGTTCTCTGCTACGCCACAATCTTTTAGCACAGTTGCTGCAACGTCCTGGCGCACAACCTTTAAGCACCAATTACAAGGTTGCTACAGTATCTCCTGGAGAGGTATTGAGTTATTTCCGCGAAGATGCGAACCAAGTTGAAGATAACGTCGTTGGGACTAATGAAATTTTAGGCGAAGGAGTTTTCGCACTGATCGCGTTGGTGATTCTTTTCAGCGTCAATGTGTGGTTAACTTTGTTTGTGTTTTTGCCATTAGTTGCGATCGCAATTGTCATTCAACGCGCTGAAACCCGTATTAAACGCTATCGCCGTGCAAGTCGCCAAGCAACGCAAAACGTGACAGGATTAATTGGTGAAATCTTCAGTTCAGTGCAAGCAATTCAAGTTGCAGGTGCTGAACAACCTGTACTAGCGCGGTTTCGGCAACTCAATCAACAACGGCAACGATTGATGGTGCAGGATCAAGTGTTTACCGCTATCCTCAATTCAATTTTACAAAATCTTGTTAGCGTCGGTACAGGGTTAATCTTGCTGACGATCGCGCTATCAAGGAATGCGATCACAATTAGTGTAGGAGACTTCGCGCTATTTGTTTACTATCTGTCATTTGTCACTGAGTTTATCAGTTCATTAGGAGGTTTTCTGGCACTATCCAAGCAAACTAAAGTCTCTTTTGAGCGCATGGGTTCATTGGTACAAAAAGATGGTGTCGTTACTGCAACGAATCTTGTGACACCTCAACCGTTGTATTTAGATAATATCTGGGGACAAAAGCCCAAGCTACCATTAGTTGTGCAACCATACCGCGATACGCAGAGTTATCTCAATGAGTTGAAGGCAGTTAACTTAACATACCTCTACCCTGGTACAAATCAGGGAGTTGTTGATATTAATTTAACAATACAACGCGGTAGTATTACTGTAATTACAGGTCGCATTGGTGCTGGCAAAACGACACTGCTACGTGCCCTACTTGGGTTATTACCCAAACAAGGCGGTAAAATTTATTGGAATGGAAAGGAAGTTACCGATCCTGCTACTTTTTTTATACCGCCGCGCAGTGCTTATACCCCGCAAGTTCCGCAATTATTTAGTGGTACTCTCCAGGAAAATATCACGCTGGGATGGCAACAAGGAAACATCGAACAAGCGATCGCTCTAGCAGCTTTTGATCGCGATCTTGCTACCATGCCGGAAGGACTGGAAACTATCATTGGAACCAAAGGAATGCGTCTTTCTGGAGGACAGTTACAACGCGCCGCAGCAGCACGGATGTTTGTCCATCAACCAGAATTACTTGTCTTTGACGATCTTTCCAGTGCGCTTGATATAGAAACTGAGCAACTTGTCTGGTCGCGTTTATTTGCTGCAAGTACTCAAGATAAAATAGCAGAATCTACTTGGCAACCGACTTGTCTTGCAGTATCACACCGTCATGCTGTTCTTCGCCGTGCTGACAATATTATTGTCCTTACAGCAGGTAGAGTCGTCGCTGAGGGAAGCTTTGATGAGATCAAGTCTTTTATTAAAGAGGGGTGA
- a CDS encoding sucrase ferredoxin — MSKANGEDLIGWAHNFDRYLLIEMPLPWSEDLWEKGDVLPQAVVDKIKQVKASGTSLEPLVFCPDQEYSHPDYTRILYYDRPAQQFAQFRKQEFVVPTAKLTDLVTALLDSSEHISEFESCRQNSDRIREFFVCTHGNVDAACAKFGFPIYRKLRSEYVPASHGNLRVWRVSHFGGHQFAPTLIDFPEGRYWGRLEPEMLDLLVWRQGKVSELRPFYRGWAGLGWVEQIAEREIWMQEGWDWINYLKIGKTLAIDSSDEDYPDWVEVRIDFTSVDGSVSGAYEARIEAKGTVKTMWTSGKDQPLWEVKQYCVNRLNRVD, encoded by the coding sequence GTGTCTAAAGCCAATGGTGAGGATTTGATTGGCTGGGCACACAATTTTGATCGCTATCTGTTAATTGAAATGCCCTTACCTTGGTCTGAAGATCTCTGGGAAAAAGGTGATGTGTTACCGCAAGCCGTAGTTGATAAAATTAAACAGGTCAAAGCATCTGGAACCAGCCTTGAACCTTTGGTCTTTTGCCCAGACCAAGAGTATTCTCATCCTGATTATACTCGCATTTTGTACTACGACCGTCCTGCTCAACAATTTGCTCAATTTCGCAAACAGGAATTTGTTGTGCCAACAGCAAAACTGACAGATTTAGTAACAGCATTGCTAGACTCATCTGAGCATATATCTGAATTTGAGTCATGTAGGCAGAATAGCGATCGCATTCGAGAATTCTTTGTTTGTACCCACGGTAATGTAGACGCGGCTTGTGCTAAGTTTGGCTTCCCAATTTACCGAAAATTGCGCTCTGAATATGTGCCTGCTTCTCATGGAAATTTGCGTGTTTGGCGAGTGAGTCACTTTGGTGGACATCAGTTTGCCCCTACCCTGATTGATTTTCCAGAAGGACGGTATTGGGGGAGATTGGAACCAGAGATGTTAGATTTACTGGTATGGCGTCAAGGAAAGGTTTCTGAGTTACGTCCGTTTTACCGAGGATGGGCTGGACTAGGATGGGTTGAACAAATTGCTGAACGCGAGATCTGGATGCAAGAAGGTTGGGACTGGATTAATTACCTAAAAATCGGAAAAACACTAGCAATTGACTCTTCAGACGAAGATTATCCCGACTGGGTAGAGGTTCGCATTGACTTTACCTCAGTTGATGGTAGTGTCTCTGGTGCTTACGAAGCCCGAATTGAAGCGAAAGGCACTGTTAAAACGATGTGGACTTCAGGCAAAGACCAACCGTTGTGGGAAGTGAAGCAGTATTGCGTTAATCGTCTAAACAGAGTTGACTAG